GGCCCCTCCTACACAAGCCTGTTCAATTTCCAGTCGATGGGCGCGCAGGTTCCCGAACTGGGTCTTCTGGCCCTCGGCGTGATGCTGGCGATGGTGTCCGGAAATGGTGGCATCGACCTTTCGGGGATCGCCCTGGCCAACCTCGCCGGCATCGTGGCGGCGCTGCTGGCGCCCCTCATCGCAGCGCCGGACGCGGCACCCCTTGCCTATACCTGGGTCTTCTTCGGCCTCGCGCTGGCCACGGGCATTGCCGGCGGCATCGTCAACGGCCTGCTTGTCGGCTATGCCGGCCTGACGCCCATCATCGCCACCCTGGGCACGCAACTCCTGTTCACCGGGATCGCCGTGGGGCTGACGGGCGGTTCGGCGCAGACGCTGGGCTTCATCCTTCCCATGGACGATTTCGGCAACATGCCCGTATTCGGTGTGCCGCTGCCATTCGCCCTGTTCATCGCCATTGCGGCCCTTCTTGCCATCGCCTTGAGGTTCAGCGCCTTCGGCAAGCGGTTGTTCCTGATGGGCAGCAACCCCGTCGCGGCGTTCTATGCGGGTATCCCGGTGCGGCGGATGCTGTTTGGCACCTATCTCCTGTCCAGCGTTCTCGCCGGCGTGGCCGGCTTCGTGATCGCGGCGCGCACCTCCAGCGTCAAATGGGATTACGGGACGTCCTATGTGCTCATCGCCATCCTGATCGTGGTGATGGCGGGCGTGCGTCCATCGGGCGGATATGGCCGCGTGGTCTGCGTCGTGCTGTCGGCCATGGCACTGCAGATGCTGTCCAGCCTTTTCAACTTCATGGGCATTTCAAACTTTTTCCGCGACTGCGCGTGGGGGCTGCTTCTGCTGCTGTTCCTTGCCTCGGCGCGGATCGACCTGCGCCCCTTCATGCGCGTGCGGGCCTGAGCCGATTGCCCCGCGCGGTCCCTCCCGCGCGAGTGCTGAGCGATCGAGGGATTGTGGAGGAAACGGGAATGCGAATCTTGACTGCCCTTCTGGGCACCGCCGCCTTGAGCATGGCCATGGCTTCGCCGCTCGCGGCACAGGAAAAGACCGTCGTCACGGTGGTCAAGGTGACCGGCGAAAACTGGTTCACCCGCATGGAAGAAGGCGTGAAGGCCTACGGCGACGAGCACGAGGGCATCGCCACGCGCCAGGTAGGCCCGGCCAAGGCGGACGCGGCGCAGCAGGCCGCCATCATCCAGGATCTGATCGCGCAGGGTGTGGACGCCATCGCCGTCGTGCCCATGGACCCGTCCTCGCTGGAAGGCGTCCTGCGCCGCGCGACGCAGCGTGGCATCAAGGTGATCACGCACGAGGCCGACAACCTGCAGAACACGGAAGTGGACCTTGAGGCGTTCGACAACGCCGAGTTCGGCGCCCACTTCAACGAACAGCTTGCCGAATGCATGGGCCACGAAGGCAAGTGGACGTCGTTCGTCGGCTCGCTGGGCAGCCTGACGCATGTGCAGTGGGCCGATGGCGGCGCCAAGAATGCCGAGAAGTACGACAAGATGGAACTTGTCTCGGCCAAGAACGAATCCTTCAACGATGCCAACCGCGCCTATGAGCTTGCCCGCGAGATCCTGCGCGCGCATCCCGACATCAAGGGCTTCCAGGGCGGTTCGGCCATCGACGTCATCGGCATCGGCCGCGCCGTCGAGGAAGCCGGCATCGCCGACAAGACGTGTGTCTACGGTCTTGGCCTGCCGAAGGATACCGGCCCGTATCTGGAGACCGGCGCGGTCGACGGCATCGCCTTCTGGGATCCGAAGGACGCCGGCTACGTCATGAACATCCTGGCCGCGAAGGTATTGGCAGGCGAGGAGATCACCGACGGCATGGATCTCGGCGTTCCCGGCTACGACAAGGTCAGCGTTACGGACGGTCCGGGCGAAGGCGTGATCGTGCGCGGCCAGGCCTGGGTGGATGTCACCAAGGACAACTACAAAGACTATCCGTTCTGAGATCGACAGGACAGGCGAAGCCACGGGACGGGCTGCTGCCCGTTCCGTCGAAAGCGGATGACAGGAACACGGCAATGGCGCGCGACGGCAATTCCGCAGGCGAGACGAAGGACGGCCCCGCGTTTCTGGAGGTCAGCAACCTCCACAAGCGTTACGGCGGCGTTCACGCGCTGCGCGGCGTCAGCTTCCGCATCGACCGTGGACAGACATACCACCTTCTCGGTGAAAACGGCTGTGGCAAGTCCACCCTCATCCGCATCCTGTCGGGCGCGCAGCCCGCGACGGAGGGCAGCCTCGTCATCGACGGCGTGACGCGCGATCGGTTGAACCCCATTGCCGCGCTGAAGGCCGGCATCGAGACGGTCTACCAGGAC
This genomic window from Aureimonas sp. OT7 contains:
- a CDS encoding ABC transporter permease, whose protein sequence is MSEQLDRQFTFLVAVNALIIVAALALVGPSYTSLFNFQSMGAQVPELGLLALGVMLAMVSGNGGIDLSGIALANLAGIVAALLAPLIAAPDAAPLAYTWVFFGLALATGIAGGIVNGLLVGYAGLTPIIATLGTQLLFTGIAVGLTGGSAQTLGFILPMDDFGNMPVFGVPLPFALFIAIAALLAIALRFSAFGKRLFLMGSNPVAAFYAGIPVRRMLFGTYLLSSVLAGVAGFVIAARTSSVKWDYGTSYVLIAILIVVMAGVRPSGGYGRVVCVVLSAMALQMLSSLFNFMGISNFFRDCAWGLLLLLFLASARIDLRPFMRVRA
- a CDS encoding substrate-binding domain-containing protein yields the protein MAMASPLAAQEKTVVTVVKVTGENWFTRMEEGVKAYGDEHEGIATRQVGPAKADAAQQAAIIQDLIAQGVDAIAVVPMDPSSLEGVLRRATQRGIKVITHEADNLQNTEVDLEAFDNAEFGAHFNEQLAECMGHEGKWTSFVGSLGSLTHVQWADGGAKNAEKYDKMELVSAKNESFNDANRAYELAREILRAHPDIKGFQGGSAIDVIGIGRAVEEAGIADKTCVYGLGLPKDTGPYLETGAVDGIAFWDPKDAGYVMNILAAKVLAGEEITDGMDLGVPGYDKVSVTDGPGEGVIVRGQAWVDVTKDNYKDYPF